Proteins from a genomic interval of Polaribacter sp. Q13:
- a CDS encoding DUF1501 domain-containing protein, with product MKRRDFLKRTTFASGMFFVPQFLKAFEQLPVKTFSNKKVVIIQLKGGNDGLNTVVPFNNDIYYQERNNIAINKNDVFKISDEVGLHKSLQPLQDLYNKGFVSIINNVGYPNPNLSHFRSTDIWQTASDSNEYLQNGWVGRYLDYTKGNPYAAIEVDESLSLMMKGKTQNGLAITDPKMFYNPMRAPFFNNVVTNYNDAHLSEHNLGYLYNTMIDAKSSAKHIFEKSNTKSTTAAYPKNIFGKQLNTISQFINSGLETQVYYAGLSGFDTHANQAGTQERLLKVYAESMEVFINDLQKNNSFDDVLILTFSEFGRRVKQNESKGTDHGTANNVFVMGKNLKKQGLYNDLPNLGDLDKNGNLKYEIDFREVYATILDKWLQVDDVAILNKSFSKLNFV from the coding sequence ATGAAACGTAGAGATTTTTTAAAACGGACAACTTTTGCTTCAGGGATGTTTTTTGTACCTCAATTTTTAAAGGCTTTTGAACAGCTTCCTGTGAAAACATTTAGCAATAAAAAAGTAGTAATTATTCAGTTAAAAGGAGGTAATGATGGTTTAAATACGGTGGTGCCTTTTAATAATGATATTTATTATCAAGAAAGAAATAACATTGCCATCAATAAAAACGATGTATTTAAAATTTCTGATGAGGTTGGGCTGCACAAAAGTCTGCAACCTTTACAAGATTTATATAACAAAGGTTTTGTAAGTATTATAAATAACGTAGGATATCCGAACCCTAATTTATCTCATTTTAGATCTACGGATATTTGGCAAACAGCCAGTGATAGTAATGAATATTTACAAAATGGTTGGGTGGGCAGATATTTAGATTATACCAAAGGGAATCCGTATGCTGCCATTGAAGTAGATGAAAGTCTGTCTTTAATGATGAAGGGGAAAACGCAAAATGGATTGGCAATTACAGATCCAAAAATGTTTTACAACCCTATGCGTGCGCCATTTTTTAACAATGTGGTAACCAATTATAATGATGCACATTTAAGCGAACATAATTTAGGGTATTTGTACAATACCATGATTGATGCAAAATCATCTGCAAAACACATTTTTGAAAAAAGCAACACAAAAAGTACTACAGCAGCGTATCCTAAAAATATTTTTGGAAAACAACTTAATACTATTTCTCAATTTATAAATTCTGGTTTAGAAACACAAGTATATTATGCAGGTTTAAGTGGTTTTGATACACATGCAAACCAAGCAGGTACACAAGAAAGGTTGTTAAAAGTGTATGCAGAAAGTATGGAAGTGTTTATAAATGATTTACAAAAAAACAACAGTTTTGATGATGTGTTAATTCTTACTTTTTCTGAATTTGGCAGACGCGTAAAACAAAACGAATCTAAAGGAACAGATCACGGTACAGCTAACAACGTTTTTGTGATGGGAAAAAACCTAAAGAAACAAGGTTTGTATAATGATTTACCAAATTTAGGCGATTTAGATAAAAACGGAAATCTTAAATACGAGATTGATTTTAGAGAGGTTTACGCTACAATTTTAGACAAATGGTTGCAAGTAGATGATGTTGCTATTTTAAATAAATCTTTTTCTAAATTGAATTTTGTTTAA
- a CDS encoding DUF1800 family protein: MKSEHIQHLYNRVGFGITPKELARLSKKSKKYVVNELFASSKKVTSLSVDTSYLKGISFKDLKEPKQRRELQKISRKKVQEFSTAWFQRLNNPSEILREKMTLFWANHFVCESKNILYAESYNNMLRRNALGNFNNFTKTVSKEAAMLAYLNNKQNKKESPNENFARELMELFTLGQDQYTEQDIKESARSFTGYTNNVKGKFFFREKYHDENNKTFFGKTGNFQGDDIIDIILEKKQCARFISEKIYRYFVNENINEKHVNEMVEVFYKDYNIEKLMRFVLLSKWFYADENIGTKIKSPIEFLVGINTIVPYTIEKQNQVLLLQRLLGQILLSPPNVAGWKTGRNWIDSNTIVTRLRLPSVLLNNAEIAYSEIGDEETMITNFKKRKLRRKAFIKVSADWNSFEENYKKKSNKELVHQIITTKINSGTEVMLERNQQLSKHDFVVQLMSLPEYQLC, encoded by the coding sequence ATGAAATCAGAACATATACAACATTTATATAACAGAGTTGGTTTTGGTATTACACCAAAAGAATTGGCTCGTTTATCTAAGAAAAGTAAAAAATACGTAGTAAACGAGTTATTTGCTTCTTCAAAGAAAGTAACTTCTTTATCTGTAGATACTTCTTATTTAAAAGGGATTTCTTTTAAAGATTTAAAAGAACCAAAACAAAGAAGAGAGCTCCAAAAAATTAGTAGGAAAAAAGTACAAGAATTTTCTACAGCTTGGTTTCAACGGTTAAATAACCCTTCCGAAATTTTACGAGAAAAAATGACCTTATTTTGGGCAAATCATTTTGTTTGTGAGAGTAAAAACATTTTATATGCAGAAAGCTACAATAATATGTTGCGAAGAAACGCTTTGGGAAATTTTAATAATTTCACTAAAACTGTTTCTAAAGAAGCAGCAATGCTTGCATATTTAAACAATAAACAGAATAAGAAAGAAAGTCCTAATGAGAATTTTGCGAGAGAATTAATGGAGCTTTTTACCTTAGGACAAGATCAATATACAGAACAAGATATTAAAGAATCTGCAAGGTCTTTTACCGGATATACTAATAATGTAAAGGGAAAATTTTTCTTTAGAGAAAAATATCATGATGAAAATAATAAAACTTTTTTCGGAAAAACTGGTAATTTTCAGGGAGATGATATTATAGACATCATTCTAGAAAAAAAGCAATGTGCACGTTTTATATCAGAAAAAATTTACCGCTATTTTGTCAATGAAAACATTAATGAAAAGCATGTAAATGAAATGGTAGAGGTGTTTTATAAAGATTATAATATAGAAAAGTTAATGCGTTTTGTATTGCTTTCTAAATGGTTTTATGCTGATGAAAATATTGGAACCAAAATAAAATCGCCTATTGAATTTTTAGTTGGTATAAATACTATTGTGCCTTATACAATAGAAAAGCAAAATCAAGTTTTATTACTGCAAAGATTGTTGGGGCAGATATTATTAAGTCCGCCAAATGTTGCAGGTTGGAAAACTGGCCGTAATTGGATTGATAGCAATACCATTGTTACACGTTTACGCTTGCCCTCTGTATTATTAAACAATGCAGAAATTGCATATTCAGAAATTGGAGATGAAGAAACCATGATTACCAATTTTAAGAAAAGAAAACTACGCAGAAAAGCTTTTATAAAGGTTTCTGCAGATTGGAATTCTTTTGAAGAAAATTATAAAAAGAAATCTAATAAAGAACTGGTACATCAAATTATAACAACAAAAATAAATAGTGGAACCGAAGTAATGTTAGAAAGAAATCAGCAACTTTCTAAGCACGATTTTGTTGTGCAATTAATGAGTTTACCTGAATATCAACTTTGTTAA
- a CDS encoding NAD-binding protein has protein sequence MFYLGTLGAGHTTKLINNFMGMTTVVAMSQAFAAAKLGSVDGQQLFDIMSSRPSNSPFMKFCKNYAVDNVSDLGSLLQKNFWEPSDCFRRRNK, from the coding sequence ATGTTCTATTTAGGGACTTTAGGAGCAGGACACACTACTAAGTTAATTAACAACTTTATGGGTATGACTACTGTTGTAGCAATGTCTCAAGCTTTTGCTGCTGCAAAACTTGGTAGCGTAGACGGACAACAATTGTTTGATATTATGTCTTCTAGACCATCAAACTCTCCTTTTATGAAATTCTGTAAAAACTACGCAGTAGATAACGTAAGTGATTTAGGCTCCCTATTGCAAAAGAACTTCTGGGAACCTTCAGACTGCTTTAGACGCAGGAATAAGTAG
- a CDS encoding RNA polymerase sigma factor, which translates to MRAIKLEELIKECCKQKIAAQSQVYQLFSDKLFAVCLKYSRNYQDAEDNLQDSFITIFQKIEQYKNKGSFEGWLKRITINTALQKYREKSPLQIVEEISNEVEIEELNLENAVFNVDVLLGFIQQLPDRYRLVFNLYVLDNYSHKEIAEMLLISVGTSKSNLSRARKILKKELENYQKNSSKRLINGL; encoded by the coding sequence ATTAGAGCCATCAAACTAGAAGAACTCATAAAGGAATGCTGCAAACAAAAAATAGCAGCGCAATCTCAGGTTTATCAGCTTTTTTCTGATAAGCTATTTGCTGTTTGTTTAAAATATTCGCGTAATTATCAAGACGCAGAAGATAATTTACAAGATAGTTTTATCACGATTTTTCAGAAAATTGAGCAATATAAAAATAAAGGTTCTTTTGAAGGATGGTTAAAACGAATCACTATAAATACAGCTTTACAAAAATACAGAGAGAAATCGCCTTTACAAATTGTAGAAGAAATTTCTAATGAAGTTGAGATTGAAGAACTCAATTTAGAAAACGCTGTTTTTAATGTAGATGTTTTGTTAGGTTTTATTCAGCAGTTACCAGACAGATATAGATTGGTTTTTAATTTATATGTTTTAGATAATTATTCGCATAAAGAAATTGCAGAAATGTTATTGATTTCTGTGGGAACTTCAAAATCTAATTTGTCTAGAGCAAGAAAAATTTTGAAAAAAGAATTAGAAAACTATCAAAAGAATAGTTCAAAAAGACTAATTAATGGATTATAA